From the genome of Deltaproteobacteria bacterium, one region includes:
- a CDS encoding radical SAM protein, whose product MKNIILDGHKLAWHKDRVDAWLRGERIAPITIDCSLTRACTYKCTYCYGMLQANDIKRMTKDVIFRFLDDAAEIGVKAISFVSDGESTCSPHLYDAILRGKSNGLDMALGTNGYLLKDERLEDILPALTYIRFNISAADAKRYKEIHVCEEEAYFKVIKTIKESVRIKRKNKLDVTIGLQMVLLPAFADQIIPLSKLGKELGVDYLVIKHCSDDELGSIGVDYSKYNDMVDVLKEAETYSTDSYLVKAKWSKILSGGKRAYSRCYGPPFIMQFSGSGLIAPCGMLFNDKYKKYHIGNIADTSFKELWKGERYWEVINLIASEKFDARTMCGSLCLQHKVNEFLWDIKQHSVDITAPNAAPPMHINFI is encoded by the coding sequence ATGAAAAACATAATTCTTGACGGACATAAACTTGCATGGCATAAAGACCGTGTTGACGCCTGGCTCCGGGGTGAAAGGATCGCCCCGATAACCATTGACTGCTCTTTAACGAGGGCATGCACGTATAAGTGCACATATTGTTACGGCATGCTTCAGGCGAATGATATAAAGCGGATGACAAAAGATGTCATATTCAGATTCCTTGATGACGCCGCTGAGATTGGTGTTAAGGCAATAAGCTTTGTAAGCGACGGCGAATCAACATGCAGTCCGCATCTGTATGACGCCATTCTAAGAGGAAAATCTAACGGCCTTGATATGGCATTGGGCACCAATGGTTATCTGCTCAAAGATGAGAGGTTGGAGGATATACTCCCTGCGCTTACTTACATTAGGTTTAATATCTCCGCAGCAGACGCCAAGAGATATAAAGAAATCCATGTGTGCGAAGAAGAGGCATATTTCAAGGTTATAAAGACAATAAAAGAGAGTGTGAGGATAAAGAGGAAAAATAAATTGGATGTTACCATCGGCCTGCAAATGGTATTGCTGCCTGCATTTGCAGACCAGATTATCCCTTTGTCAAAATTGGGCAAAGAATTAGGTGTTGACTATCTTGTGATTAAACATTGCAGCGATGACGAGCTCGGAAGCATTGGGGTTGATTATTCAAAGTATAATGATATGGTTGATGTGTTGAAAGAGGCCGAGACTTATTCAACGGACAGCTATCTTGTTAAGGCAAAATGGTCAAAGATTTTGAGTGGCGGCAAACGTGCCTATTCAAGATGCTACGGTCCGCCGTTTATTATGCAGTTTTCAGGTTCCGGCCTTATTGCGCCGTGCGGTATGTTGTTCAATGATAAATATAAAAAATATCATATAGGCAACATTGCGGATACCTCATTCAAGGAACTGTGGAAAGGGGAGAGGTATTGGGAGGTAATAAATCTCATTGCGTCTGAAAAGTTTGATGCAAGAACAATGTGCGGTTCGCTTTGCCTCCAGCATAAGGTAAATGAATTCCTCTGGGATATAAAACAACACAGTGTGGACATTACGGCGCCGAACGCTGCTCCTCCTATGCATATCAATTTTATATAA
- a CDS encoding glycosyltransferase family 2 protein: MKCDYKITVIMPALNEEKNIVKAVENVIESFDRVGVSGEIIVMNDGSTDSTGNAVEVLIKKYSFIKLISHDKPEGIGASFWEGIKKSQGEIVTMVPGDGENDAFEILRYMPLMSHVDVVIPFVYNTSVRSFKRRMLSKLYKGIINLSFGMLLNYMNGTVMYRKCVLDNIDLKAKGFFYQTELLIKCLKNDYMYAEVPYILKRRSTGGSKATTLKSLLGVMRGYLTVMASVYLGKKVDKRIAPDSVTALKMKEVRDC; the protein is encoded by the coding sequence ATGAAATGTGATTACAAAATAACCGTTATTATGCCGGCTCTGAACGAAGAAAAAAATATCGTAAAGGCGGTGGAGAATGTAATAGAGTCGTTTGACAGGGTTGGAGTTTCCGGCGAGATTATTGTTATGAATGACGGAAGCACGGATAGCACCGGGAATGCAGTAGAAGTGCTTATCAAAAAATATTCTTTTATCAAATTGATAAGCCACGATAAGCCGGAAGGCATAGGGGCGTCTTTCTGGGAAGGCATAAAGAAATCTCAGGGAGAGATTGTAACCATGGTTCCCGGCGACGGGGAAAATGACGCCTTTGAAATCCTGCGCTATATGCCTCTTATGAGCCATGTTGATGTTGTAATACCGTTTGTATATAATACGAGTGTAAGGTCATTTAAACGGAGAATGCTTTCCAAACTTTATAAGGGGATCATCAATCTGTCATTCGGTATGCTGCTCAATTACATGAACGGGACCGTTATGTATCGCAAATGCGTGCTGGATAACATTGACTTAAAGGCCAAAGGTTTCTTTTATCAGACAGAGCTCCTGATTAAATGCCTAAAAAACGATTATATGTATGCTGAAGTTCCATATATATTAAAAAGGCGGAGTACAGGCGGATCAAAGGCCACAACCCTGAAATCGCTTCTGGGTGTGATGCGGGGCTATCTTACGGTAATGGCTTCCGTATATCTTGGCAAAAAGGTGGATAAGCGCATTGCCCCCGATTCTGTGACTGCTTTAAAAATGAAAGAAGTGAGAGATTGTTGA